In the Pseudomonadota bacterium genome, one interval contains:
- a CDS encoding alpha/beta fold hydrolase, producing the protein MIKSMLSCLLLAVCTACASGGVTENDTFPAPEADFAAHVDKVHAHIAAQSLFGRGPDAVALNLPFELGASPDVPYRGKLLLFHGLNDSAYVWTDMAKVLAAQGFDVRSVLLPGHGSHPDAMLEIAYSSWIKAARAHLALWDVDDTPMYLGGFSLGGVLATALALDNPDIAGLLLISPAYKSRLNHLLRWSWLYNYYETYVFGGIILEDNPIKYNSIPINSGTQYYNATRYLANRWGDKRLRMPVMMVVTDVDSVVDVDHSRGIFQSRVVHPDSRLLIYSNDADLDARDGEIVRGSHYPERRILNQSHLSLLNAPDNPLFGQAGRVLVCNGNEYPIFMACMRAREHWFGAQHTPSPDGVPVARTTYNPDFPYLFTVFDQVFFEGEPAE; encoded by the coding sequence ATGATCAAATCGATGCTGAGCTGCCTGCTGTTGGCGGTCTGTACTGCCTGTGCATCGGGTGGTGTGACAGAGAACGACACCTTCCCGGCGCCGGAAGCGGATTTCGCTGCGCACGTGGACAAGGTGCACGCGCACATTGCCGCGCAATCGCTGTTCGGGCGCGGGCCTGACGCGGTCGCGCTCAACCTGCCGTTCGAGTTGGGGGCGTCGCCAGATGTCCCCTACCGTGGCAAGCTCCTGCTGTTCCACGGCTTGAACGACTCGGCCTACGTCTGGACCGACATGGCGAAGGTGCTCGCCGCGCAAGGCTTCGACGTGCGTTCGGTGCTGCTGCCCGGGCACGGCTCGCACCCCGACGCCATGCTCGAGATCGCCTACTCGTCGTGGATCAAAGCGGCCCGGGCACACCTTGCGCTCTGGGACGTCGACGACACCCCGATGTACCTCGGCGGCTTCTCGCTCGGCGGCGTGCTCGCCACCGCGCTGGCGCTCGACAACCCGGACATCGCTGGCCTGCTGTTGATCTCGCCCGCGTACAAGAGCCGCCTGAACCACCTGTTGCGCTGGTCGTGGTTGTACAACTACTACGAGACCTACGTCTTCGGCGGCATCATCCTCGAAGACAACCCGATCAAGTACAACTCCATCCCGATCAACTCCGGCACGCAGTACTACAACGCCACACGCTACCTCGCGAACCGCTGGGGTGACAAGCGGCTGCGCATGCCGGTGATGATGGTGGTCACCGATGTCGATTCGGTGGTCGACGTCGACCACAGTCGTGGCATTTTCCAATCGCGTGTTGTGCACCCCGACAGCCGGTTGCTGATCTACAGCAACGACGCGGACCTCGACGCCCGTGACGGCGAGATCGTGCGCGGCAGCCACTACCCGGAGCGGCGCATCCTCAACCAGTCGCACCTGAGCCTGTTGAACGCCCCGGACAACCCGCTGTTCGGTCAGGCCGGTCGCGTCCTGGTGTGCAACGGCAACGAGTACCCGATCTTCATGGCTTGCATGCGGGCGCGAGAACACTGGTTCGGCGCACAACACACCCCATCGCCGGACGGCGTGCCGGTGGCGCGTACGACCTACAACCCCGACTTCCCCTACCTGTTCACCGTGTTCGATCAGGTCTTCTTCGAGGGCGAGCCAGCCGAGTAG
- a CDS encoding DUF3303 family protein, with product MTRFMVIEHIAPGQLDAVYARFHASGRQLPDGLVYLDSWLSDDGARCFQLMETDDPALFDVWQTAWSDLVRFEVVALRDKPADTSSPSTGG from the coding sequence ATGACGCGCTTCATGGTGATCGAACACATTGCACCCGGCCAGCTCGATGCGGTCTACGCGCGTTTTCACGCCAGCGGCCGACAGTTGCCCGACGGCCTCGTCTACCTCGACAGCTGGCTGTCGGACGACGGCGCGCGCTGCTTTCAGCTCATGGAAACCGACGACCCGGCGTTGTTCGACGTCTGGCAGACCGCCTGGTCCGATCTGGTGCGTTTCGAGGTGGTGGCGTTGCGCGACAAACCTGCCGATACGTCTTCGCCGTCCACTGGCGGTTGA